From a single Adhaeribacter swui genomic region:
- a CDS encoding DUF547 domain-containing protein: MQLLFYLLLLLAFLFLTGCTASGDSKPQSTFNTNSQPVSHALFTSLLQKYVDEHGRVNYRGLLQDSASLNQYLQLLSQNPPGPNWTTNEKLAYWINAYNGFTLKLVLRHYPVKSIKNIGNKLAIPFVNTVWDISFIKIGDKSFTLNKIEHGILRKDFTEPRIHFAIVCASQSCPKLRREAYTAANIDTQLNNQAEIFINDPFRNKIQTNQVQISKIFSWFKGDFTREKSLIAYLNQYSTIKINPDARVSSLPYNWNLNE; this comes from the coding sequence ATGCAGTTATTATTTTATTTGCTTTTGTTACTGGCTTTTCTGTTTTTAACCGGATGTACTGCCTCTGGCGATTCTAAGCCGCAAAGTACCTTTAATACCAACAGCCAACCGGTTTCGCATGCACTATTTACCAGTTTATTACAAAAATACGTAGACGAACATGGCCGGGTAAATTACCGGGGTTTGCTCCAGGATAGTGCTTCTTTAAATCAATACCTGCAATTACTTTCTCAAAATCCGCCGGGGCCTAACTGGACCACCAACGAAAAACTGGCTTACTGGATAAATGCTTATAATGGGTTTACCTTGAAACTAGTGTTGCGCCATTATCCCGTAAAAAGTATAAAAAATATTGGTAATAAATTAGCCATCCCCTTTGTGAATACCGTTTGGGATATTTCTTTTATTAAAATTGGGGATAAATCATTTACCCTTAACAAAATAGAGCATGGTATTTTAAGAAAAGATTTTACCGAACCCCGCATTCATTTTGCAATTGTGTGCGCGTCTCAATCCTGCCCCAAATTACGACGTGAGGCGTATACCGCCGCTAATATAGATACGCAGCTAAACAATCAGGCCGAAATTTTTATCAATGATCCTTTCCGCAATAAAATACAAACCAATCAGGTTCAGATTTCAAAAATATTTAGCTGGTTTAAGGGTGATTTCACCCGCGAAAAATCTTTAATTGCTTACCTCAACCAATATTCTACAATTAAAATAAACCCGGATGCCCGGGTAAGTTCGTTGCCTTATAACTGGAATTTGAATGAGTAA
- a CDS encoding aldo/keto reductase, whose amino-acid sequence MEYRRFGRTNWQVSEIGYGMWGLAGWTGSDDDESNKSLDLSVERGCNFFDTAWGYGSGRSEQILGSLQKRYPDKKLYLATKIPPKNFQWPSNRQSKLEDCFPYDHIVEYTEKSLKNLNVETIDLQQFHVWEDAWAEDERWQRAVEDLKKAGKIQAMGVSVNRWEPNNVLNTLHTGLIEAVQVIYNIFDQAPEDQLFPLCEKLDVGIIARVPFDEGTLTGTFTKETTFPKDDWRSTYFVPENLISSVEHADALKPLLPAGMSMPEMALRFILSNPQVGTVIPGMRKVNHAEANLKASDGQGLPQDLLHQLKQHRWDREPTAWSQ is encoded by the coding sequence ATGGAATACAGAAGATTTGGTCGCACCAACTGGCAGGTCAGCGAAATTGGCTACGGCATGTGGGGCTTAGCCGGCTGGACGGGGTCCGACGACGATGAATCAAATAAATCGCTGGATTTATCCGTAGAACGCGGTTGTAATTTTTTCGATACAGCCTGGGGCTACGGCTCCGGCAGAAGCGAACAAATTTTAGGCAGTTTACAAAAAAGGTACCCGGACAAGAAGTTGTACCTGGCTACTAAAATTCCGCCGAAAAACTTTCAATGGCCCTCTAACCGCCAATCTAAACTGGAAGATTGTTTTCCCTACGACCACATTGTGGAGTACACCGAGAAAAGTTTAAAAAACTTAAATGTAGAAACTATTGATTTGCAACAGTTTCACGTGTGGGAAGATGCTTGGGCCGAGGATGAACGCTGGCAACGGGCCGTGGAAGATTTAAAAAAAGCCGGTAAAATTCAGGCCATGGGCGTAAGTGTAAATCGCTGGGAACCTAACAACGTACTAAATACACTGCACACCGGTTTAATTGAAGCGGTACAGGTAATTTATAATATTTTTGATCAGGCGCCGGAAGATCAATTATTCCCGTTATGCGAAAAGTTAGACGTGGGTATTATTGCCCGGGTGCCTTTTGATGAAGGAACTTTAACCGGAACCTTTACGAAAGAAACTACTTTCCCGAAAGATGATTGGCGAAGCACTTATTTTGTACCGGAAAATTTAATTTCCAGCGTGGAGCACGCCGATGCGTTAAAACCTTTGCTACCGGCCGGCATGAGCATGCCCGAAATGGCTTTGCGTTTTATTCTAAGTAATCCGCAGGTGGGCACCGTAATTCCGGGAATGCGCAAAGTTAACCACGCTGAAGCTAACCTGAAAGCCAGCGACGGCCAAGGCTTGCCGCAAGATTTACTTCATCAGCTAAAACAACACCGCTGGGACCGCGAACCCACCGCCTGGTCGCAATAG
- a CDS encoding Maf family nucleotide pyrophosphatase: protein MNFTSKIVLASNSPRRHELLKNLGLDFSVRVKDVEESFPDYLKRAEIAEYLASKKADAYLPDLQAQEVLITADTIVCLGDMVLNKPADASEAYAMLQELSGKMHEVFTGVCLLSSTKKVILHDVTRVFFKNLTQQEITWYVQTQKPFDKAGAYGAQDWIGMVAIERLEGSFYNVMGLPVHKLYTALQNF, encoded by the coding sequence ATGAATTTTACCTCGAAAATAGTGCTTGCTTCTAACTCGCCCCGGCGGCACGAATTATTAAAGAATCTAGGTTTAGATTTTTCGGTTCGCGTGAAAGACGTGGAAGAATCTTTTCCGGATTATTTAAAACGTGCAGAAATTGCCGAGTACCTGGCCAGCAAAAAAGCCGATGCGTACCTCCCGGATTTACAAGCGCAAGAAGTATTAATTACCGCCGATACCATTGTGTGTCTGGGAGACATGGTATTAAATAAACCTGCGGATGCATCGGAGGCGTATGCCATGTTGCAAGAGCTTTCCGGCAAAATGCACGAAGTATTTACCGGTGTTTGCTTACTATCTAGTACCAAAAAAGTAATATTGCACGATGTAACACGGGTATTTTTTAAAAATCTAACCCAGCAGGAAATCACCTGGTACGTACAAACCCAAAAACCTTTTGACAAGGCCGGGGCTTACGGCGCCCAGGATTGGATTGGCATGGTGGCCATTGAGCGCTTAGAAGGTTCTTTTTACAACGTAATGGGCTTACCGGTTCATAAATTATACACCGCTTTACAAAATTTTTAA
- the sdaAB gene encoding L-serine ammonia-lyase, iron-sulfur-dependent subunit beta, with protein MAEKSSIFDMIGPVMIGPSSSHTAGVVRIARAAIRLLGEAPQTAIITFYNSFARTYEGHGSDRAVIAGLLDFATDDPQIKNALDLAAGAGLKYTFRSVGNASTLHPNTIKLELTGATNQVDVVGESRGGGVISIVEVDDFTCDFSANLHTLIIDADDVKGSIAFIANVIAHDDCNIATMNVSRRAKNDLARHFIQVDTGLKPITLQYIGQLSWIKKLTYIPNIDL; from the coding sequence ATGGCGGAGAAAAGCAGTATTTTTGATATGATCGGGCCGGTAATGATTGGTCCCTCCAGTTCGCATACCGCTGGCGTGGTGCGCATTGCCCGAGCTGCTATACGCCTGTTAGGAGAAGCGCCCCAAACCGCCATTATTACTTTTTATAATTCTTTTGCCCGCACCTACGAAGGACACGGTTCCGACCGGGCCGTAATTGCCGGTTTACTGGATTTTGCCACCGACGATCCGCAGATTAAAAATGCTTTAGATCTGGCCGCCGGCGCCGGTTTAAAATACACTTTCCGGTCGGTGGGTAATGCCTCTACCCTGCACCCCAATACCATTAAACTAGAACTAACCGGAGCTACCAATCAGGTAGACGTAGTGGGCGAAAGCCGGGGCGGTGGGGTCATCAGCATTGTGGAAGTAGATGACTTTACTTGTGACTTTTCGGCTAATTTGCACACCCTCATCATCGACGCCGACGATGTAAAAGGCAGTATTGCGTTTATCGCCAACGTAATTGCCCACGACGATTGCAATATTGCCACCATGAACGTATCCCGGCGGGCTAAAAACGATTTAGCCCGGCATTTTATTCAGGTAGATACCGGCTTAAAACCCATTACGCTGCAGTACATAGGCCAGCTTAGTTGGATTAAAAAGTTAACTTA
- a CDS encoding tryptophan 2,3-dioxygenase family protein codes for MSIHFEPKVLEQLKKLEEKYAALGQDLAAYLEGLYHSDFLNYWDYIHLDTLLSLQTPRTTIPDEKIFILYHQITELYFKLCLNEYEQIGNLPADALPELIQRLKRINRYFENLIDSFDVMVDGMDPNQFLQFRMALMPASGFQSVQFRMIEICSTDLQNLVDKEKRKALGLAASQDEMMGCIYWKEGATELGSGTKTLTLLQFEAKYTETLLKLALDYKNKNVWAVVKRLPEADQQNPKLIRQLKELDSNVNVNWPLMHYKSAVRYLQSEKGSIAATGGTNWQQYLPPKFQKRIFFPEIWSEQEIADWGKGWVDKVLSEL; via the coding sequence ATGAGCATTCATTTTGAACCCAAAGTACTGGAGCAGCTAAAAAAATTAGAAGAAAAGTATGCCGCCTTGGGTCAGGATTTAGCCGCTTACCTGGAAGGGCTCTATCATTCTGATTTTTTAAATTATTGGGATTACATTCATCTGGATACCTTGTTAAGCCTGCAAACGCCACGTACAACTATTCCGGACGAAAAGATATTTATTCTTTATCACCAAATTACGGAGTTGTACTTCAAGCTTTGCTTGAACGAGTACGAACAAATTGGCAATTTGCCGGCCGATGCCCTTCCGGAGTTAATACAACGTTTAAAACGAATCAATCGCTACTTCGAAAATTTAATTGATTCGTTTGATGTAATGGTAGATGGCATGGATCCGAACCAGTTTCTGCAGTTCCGGATGGCGTTAATGCCGGCCAGCGGCTTTCAATCGGTGCAGTTCCGGATGATTGAAATTTGCTCCACCGATTTGCAAAACCTGGTAGATAAAGAAAAACGCAAAGCCTTGGGCCTGGCTGCCAGCCAGGACGAAATGATGGGTTGTATTTACTGGAAAGAAGGTGCTACTGAGTTGGGTTCCGGTACCAAAACCTTAACCTTATTGCAGTTCGAAGCAAAATACACGGAGACCTTATTAAAACTGGCGCTGGATTATAAAAACAAAAACGTATGGGCCGTGGTTAAACGATTACCCGAAGCCGATCAGCAAAACCCCAAGTTAATCCGGCAACTAAAAGAACTGGATAGCAACGTAAACGTAAACTGGCCCTTGATGCATTACAAATCGGCGGTACGTTATTTACAAAGCGAGAAAGGGAGCATAGCGGCCACCGGCGGTACGAACTGGCAACAATACTTACCGCCTAAATTTCAAAAGCGCATTTTCTTTCCGGAAATCTGGAGCGAACAAGAAATTGCTGATTGGGGCAAGGGCTGGGTAGATAAAGTTTTAAGTGAATTATAA